Part of the Sarcophilus harrisii chromosome X, mSarHar1.11, whole genome shotgun sequence genome is shown below.
GAAGGCcttgtgatgaaaaatgatatccatcCCCAGAGAGGGAACTGATGATATCTAGCCGCAGactaaagcatatttttaaaaaaacttaatttttcctgttttccttttggAGGTTTTTTCTGAAGGGGTCTATGTTTTTTCAGGACATAACTATTATGGACATGCTTTGCATGATTGCACAAATACAAGACATCAAATTGCTAGCCTTTTTGCTGAGAGGGTGAGAGAGGGAAGCAGGGAgtgaatctggaactcaaaagtttcaCATGTGACTGGGAAACAAAATAAGTACTCAGTTGATGATGgcataaagagattttaaaacagaaaagatattacatttttgttttaggTCAAAGGACCAAATTCAAATCCGACTTCCCAATAGTACTGTGtcattccaaatatatataaagacagcATTCAACCTTCATTTGTACAAGACTTTgtgctccatttttttctccctcactccctctctctctgggAGCATGCTCCCCATggcagcaagtaatctgatataggttaaatatgttcaatcctTTCTAAACATTCCATGTTTTTATagaatcaaccagctcatcatttcatCATATCAGCACAGGACTATTTCACCACAATCATAGACCAGGATTTGTTTACCAGTTCTACAATTGGTGGATATCCCTGCAGTTTCaagttggtttttaaaaaattttcagtagtgttttgttttgttttgtttttttaataaaaagagttatcagacaattttcagatgatgaaattaaaactattaccacttatatgaaagagtgttccaaatcactattaatcagagaaatgcaaattaagacaactctgagataccactacacacctgtcagattggctaaaagatgacaggaaaaaataatgatgaatgttggaggggctgcgggaaaactgggacactgaggcattgttggtggagttgtgaacgaatccatccattctggagagcaatctggaattatgcccaaaagttatcaaactgtgtcatgccctttgacccagcagtgctactactgggcttatatcccaaagagatactaaagaaggaaaagggccctgtatgtgccaaaatgtttgtggcggccctgtttgtagtggctagaaactggaaaatgaatggatgcccatcaatgggagaatggttgggtaaattgtggcatatgaatgtgatggaatattattgttctgtaagaaatgaccagcaggaggaatacagagaggcttgagagactgacaggaactgatgctaagtgaaatgagcagaaccaggagatcattacatacctcAACCACGATACAGTATGAGGATGTattgtgatggaagtggatttctttgacaaagagacctaactcagtttcaattgatcaacgatggacagaagcagctacacccaaagaaagaacactgggaaatgaatgtaaactgtttacatttttgtttctcttccaggttatttttaccttctgaatccaattctccctgtgcaacaagagaactgtttggttctgcacacatagattgtatctaggatatactgtgacatattcaacatatattggactgcttgccatctggggaggggtggagggagagaaggaaaagtcggaacagaagtgagtgcaagggataatgttgtaaaacattaccctggcatggagttctatcaataaaaagttattattaatttaaaaataaaataaaacacgtAAATTCTGGTCTTTCTCactctaaaaacaaaaatttaaaaaaagagttattGACATTCATCCTTGCAGGATTTGGTGTTGAAATCATACTTCTGAAATtaatgactatgggcaagtctcTTTGTCcataaatagagggagaaatggatgacctctctaagtttccttccagttctaaatacaTGATCTTATAAAGTTATGAGTTTCCATATGAGTTCTAATAATTGAAACCTTGGTTTCCTAGGTACAACTTCACTGGCAAGCAAAAGCTGTCCAAGCACACATTAGTGCCCTTTCTGAATCATTCAAGGATGACCTCACATAATTTGCATGAAATTGAGATCTACACACAAACGCACATATGTATACAGCTATGTACCCACATACACATATTCCCTTTTTCAAGTCAAAGAAATGTGGCTATCACCTATTTACTCTCCTTTGCCGACGTTCCTGGGTGAACTCTGGGCTCCCAGTCTGTCCTGTCTTTCCTGCTGCTTTCTTCCCAATCAGCTTCTGTGCCTGGGTCCTGCGGCACTTTTTCACTGAGGCAGAAAACAATGTGAGGATAAAGACACAGGTATGGACAAATTAACATGCTGTGATCACCCATCATTTGCTTATTTCTTATTTCCCAGAGCCTGTTGTAAGTCAGATGGGTCCTTACAGATTAGTAGCCAATGAGGTTCTTGTTTCTTATCAAGGAAAGGATGGATGCTTTCTTTCCTCCCAAAACTTGTAGACTGTGTTCTCCAAAGTATTCTACACTTTCCCAAGGAGCAATTTTTGTCTATGGAAACTGAGTTCCACTTTAGTAAAAGTGTGTAGTGTCAGgtttttaagtcatttaaaaaaatggccCCTCAATCCTTGGCCCAGAATCCAAAACCTCCCCTTCCTCTAACTTCTCTAAGCATATTCAAttactccctttcttcccctaaaGTTTTCTCAGAACAGCGACTCAGAAGAGTTAACATCAGACAACAATTAGTGCTTATAGAGTGTTAATATTTGCTAAGGGCTTTTCCATAGGAATGGGACTTTACTCACTAATGGAAGGCCCGTGTAGGATTTCACATTTGGGGCAGTGGTAGACATCAATGTCTATTGCTTTCTCCTCTTCTACACCAACACAACTgggaaaaagaacaacaatatgGTAAGttcatatgtaatatattaattCAATTGGTAATGGGGGGAGAGGAGGTAGTTTGGAGACAGGGGAACAAACTGGTGAAGGAAGATCAGGATGGGCTTTGGTTAGAAAGAGCAACACAAGCTGAAATCTGAAATAAACCAGAAGTCCCAGGAAGTAGAGGTGGGAAGCAAGTATGGTTCAGGCTTGGTACTTGCCCGGTGCAAAAAGGACAGGGATGGGAGATGTGCTGGATAACCAGAAGGCCAAAGTGTGCTAATGAGTAGTGGGAGGACACAGGCAATAAGCTTCTTAGTCAGAATTTTACACGTAGTTCCAGTACTCTTCCCTGCTCTATCTGTACTGCCGCCATAGCTCAGAGTCCAGGGAGTTTTCTTAAGGGAACACTATGCTAAAGGAAGCAGGCTTGTGCAAAGAGATTTGGGATGtgcacctttttttttaaagcaagttgtATTTTCAACTTCCTCAACCCCTAACATGGAGATCTATAATGGATGGGGTCTGCATTTGTGTTCTCACCTGCCATGAAACCATTGCTGACAAAGATCACATTCAATCATGAAGTGATTTGCATCATAAGGTGACTGACATAGGCAGTATACAGGAATGGACGTCATTTCTGAGCTGCAAAAACAGGAGGTGTAAAAGCAGGGAAAAGATAGTTATGCTTAAGTGAAGGAGCAGAATCCAGTCTCTCTTAATGGTGTCTTACTGGAAGGCTATTTCGTTTAAGAAATCTAGGGTAATGGGGCACTGAATCATAGTTCTGAATTGTATAGAATGCGATAATTCTGTACTGAGACTTTACAAGGCAGCCTTGGCTAGCCCTTTTGGTTCACCTTTGCATTTTGTTCCTCCTATGTGGAcatttttgcaaaggtcagtttagcttagttttttgtttgtttggtcgGTTTTAATTTGGCTCATAAATTCTAATGTCCATCGGGGATAGGGCAGTTTGGAGTTTGGAGTTGGGGGTGTTTCTTGATTTTCACTGACTGTTGAGTCTGGCTCTTAATCTTGGTTCCATTACTTGAGAAAGTAAAGGAAATCAAGAATGATGATAATCGCATAAAGATAACTTGGCGTTACTGAACAGGGAAGTAATTTAGAAGACAGTTGTTTAACGTTTGCCAACAGAAGCTTACCTCGGAGTTACACCGAACTGAGTAGTTTGAGTTGAAGCTacttgaaaaatgaagataattccCCGTTTATAATCTTGTAATCTATACGAAGGTTTTTAGACATTCTGAAGCTCCCATGCTTGTGGGTATCTACGTAACTGGGGGAGGGGATTTTTATCGCCTTTACTATTCTTTTTCGCCAGGGTCGAATgacaggggaggggagaagggttGTTTCTGTTTTAAATTCTATCCCTTCCCTGAAAAGTTCCGACTCTCACGTCCCACTGCTGCCTTTTGCCCTTCTTCCGTCTTAGTATGGTATCTTCAGCAACAGCTGATTCCCCGTGGAGGTCTGTGGTCCCGCCCTGCCTATTCCGTCACCTCAGTAACGGAAAGAGAACTGCACACGGAAGCAATGAAAACTCGGAAATGCCTAGCGCCACCAAGAGGTGAGCGGAGGTAACTGTCCGTGACTGCGCCaccatttttacatattttctaaaatataaaacgTGCATAAAGACAAATGGCATAATTATTGAGGCAAATTTAAGAGGAAACCAAAACATTTCTACATGTTTGTCCCATAGGCGCCATTAAAATCCCTTTCCTGCATACTAGTACTTTTTGTGAGAACATCAACGGCGCGCCAGAATGTGATTCAAAGCCTAAGGCTCGCTCCAACCCTCACACTAACTCTATTAAAACACAAATGATGAAAAGAACTGCAAAACACAACTGTTATCGCGTTTAGTTTACTTTTCCTGGCAAGTTCTCAGATAACGTCTTAACACAACAACATTTTACGTGGGCCAGTCTTAGAAACACATCAAAAATCCCGCCAAGGCCCCAAACCGCAAACAATGGTAAAACCTAGAAAACCCCACATAATCAGAACTTCCTCTCGGCCAAACAATATACCGTCGAAGGGAGCGGGAAGATTCATTAAATACTTGCTACCAGCCATCTATTGTACCAACCTTTCCTAATGCTCCCAACGACCAGAGAGAGCTCTCCCTCGAAAACTTCCTCAAATACGCTTCCGGTTTTCTTTTGGATAGCAACTGCACATCGCACACACATGCGTGCGCGCTCCTGTCCGCCCTCCCTCCCTTGTCTCCTCACTTAAAACCTAATCGCCATTGAAAGTATTGCCTCTGTTACCGTGCTTATATCCCCAGCGGCTAACGCGCGGTACACACAACGCCTTCTGATGGATCGCTTAAAGGACTGGCACCCAAACTCCCGTGAGGTCTGGCACTGACGCCTCCGTGCTACATGGAGGAACCTGGACCAAGGAGGCTAGAGTGCGACCCACTCTCTCCCATTTTCACCAGTAGCCAGGAGATGGCCCAGCGCCGCACTGAACAACCTCTGGCCTTGCCCCGAGGAGGTGTCCCAACACTATCAAGAGTCAGGTACAGGggagaaaatcaaaaggaaaaaggctCACCAGCCATTTCCTACTGCGCGCAAGTGCGTGCACACGCACACTAATTACCTACCCACCCCAACACTACAAACATCCTGAACCAAAAGCATAAATTCAGACAGTGGCTCCTTCTTGCTGTTGTTTTTCTGGGAACCCCTTTCAACAACTACAGAAGCACAACAGTGTCACCTTAGCGTACTTTAAACCTTACCTCAAAGTATTCTTTAAAATTGATTCCCTAAGGACTGAGGAAAATTCCAATAATGGCCTTTGCCCCGAAAGATCCAGAGTATAAAACAGGAGGTTTTACTTTGCCTGCAATTAATGAAAATTCCATGCACTTGTAATGTTcatgaatttataagaattttgtTTAAGTACAACCAATAAAACAAGTAAAagatttgttttccatttatgtGTTGAGATCAAAAAAGGAAGCCAGCAAGACCTTGTGCACTTACTCAGGTACAAGAATTCATAAAACATTTCCTCccattttattgaatataaaatcatttgcGATTAAATATCTGAAAGGATGTCCAAAGTAATAtgataaatgtataattttatattttcatctgaaaaagggGTTGATAATATTTGGTTCAATACTGGACAGTTTGAAATATGCTTTTGTAATCAATGTGCATTGATAATGGTTATTCACAAAACACAGTGAAAAGcagtacaaaaaaaatttaaacttcttgCTCAGAttggaagttaattttttttattggtcTCCTCACCAACTGGTAAATACTAGTCACTAGTTAAGATTTCAAATGTTGACTCTTCCACTGGCTAATGACAAAAACTTTGACTTCATAAATGTGCTGTGAAGTTTTGAATTTGAGCTTATAATTCCATGACTTATCAAACTCATTAAAGTGAAACTGAgtctgaaaaagaaaggaatcaatTTTTACAGTAAAAACAACTatcctggaaaacagatcaagatcatttaattatatatatatatgtatatgtatatacatatatagatatataaaatgcaattttgcttttatattatataacataacaCATGATAATTgcataatacataataattatattatacattatagaaTAATTATTGAAATATCATTAAATAATCTATCATAATAGATAATATGATACTAAAATAGTCATAATGCATAacatgatatattaatataattaataataatattatatattaatccATTCCATGTTCTGTTAATAATTGATTTTAAGTTAACAAATTAATGATGGGTAGGTAAGGCCTTATTATGGTAAAAGAATAACCTTAGGGGGGTTGGTGCTCTGCTCCAAGCAATGTGTAAATTTTGAGGTTTCTTTATTACTgctactaatactactactacaGCCCCACCACTACCCCCTCTATCACTACCACCAcatccaccaccaccacctcctcctttTTTGCTACCATCTCCACCACCACTTACTTCTCCCTCACCACTTCTACAACCACCActcttattactattactactactactaccaccgtTAGTTACCACTATCTCTACCATTACTACCACCATTACCATTAtaattactaccactactattactgctacagCTGTTGATCAGGcatgctttagaaaaataaaatttggcagCTTTCAAAAGCATGGAAAGTTGAAGAAAAGGCAAATGTACTGCCTAGGTCAGTTgtgtttgtgatgaaaagaaataatacaaaaataaatttagcaattctttgaatatttggagaaaatgttcaatgatgcttttaaaaagtaaattgcattttattgttatagtattttatttttccaaatacatataatgaTAATGTTCAACATTCAATGCTGtgaacaaatttttctccttctctcctctattcttttctcccttgacAAGAAATAACTggatatgggttaaatatgtgcaaatccACATTAATCAATGATGATTttgactaaaattttaaaatgacacagTACTATTATAatgccaaaattaaaaaaaaaaggagaaatgatgaaaagggaaaagggggaaataggaagagaaggTAAGAgacaggaaagggagaggagaaaatgaggaaacgGGGGAAGAAATTTTGAAGGAATCatagaaaaagaagacagagTGAGAAGAGGTTAGGGGAAATTGTGAAGAGAAAACTGGGCTCAGTTTCTATGGTAACATCCAATCCTGGAGTCTCAATGTTGCCTCAAGA
Proteins encoded:
- the LOC116420289 gene encoding histone lysine demethylase PHF8-like, translated to MVAKKEEVVVVDVVVVIEGVVVGLSEMTSIPVYCLCQSPYDANHFMIECDLCQQWFHGSCVGVEEEKAIDIDVYHCPKCEILHGPSIMKKCRRTQAQKLIGKKAAGKTGQTGSPEFTQERRQRRVNSTKKVSDLPRPRNSKAKRGYKPRPKSPQPSA